CGAGCCCGAGGTCGGCGCAATGAAGCCCGCGACCATGCGCAGGGTCGTCGTCTTGCCGCAGCCCGAAGGTCCCAGCAACGAGACCAGTTCTCCGCGCTGGATCTGCATGTTCATGTCCGCGACCGCGACGGCTTCGCCGTATTCCTTGCGGATGTTGATTAGTTCGAGCGATTTCATCTCTGTATCTCCGGGCGGTCAGACGATGCGGGACAGTTTCACGTAGCGATCGGTGATCAGCATCATCGCGGCGATGACAACGATCTGGATGGTCGCGACGGCGGCGAGCGTCGGGTCGATCTGGAATTCCAGATAGTTGAGCATCGCAATCGGAAGCGTACTCATACCGGGCCCGACCAGCAGAAGGGTCAGTTCGAGGTTCTCGAAGCTCTGGATGAAAGAAAACATCGAGGCGGCAACAATGGCCGGACGCATCATTGGAAGGGTGACCCGCCAGAACACCGTGAGGGGGCGGGCGCCGAGGTTCAGCGCGGCCTCCTCGACACTTCGGTCAAGCCCCTGAAGACCGGCGGTCACCACGCGCACCGTCCAGGGGATCGTCAGCAGGATATGGGCGGCAACGAGGCCGGGCAGCGTGCCGACGATATCCGTGTCGAGCCAGTTCTGCCCCAGAAGATAGGTCAGGTAAAGCGCCGTGCCGGCCACGATTCCGGGCACGATGATCGGTCCCAGCAGGAATGTCGTGATCGCCTGCTTGGCACGGATGTTGCTGCGCACCAGCGCCATCGAGGCGGCCGTGCCGACCGGCACGCCGATCACCGTGGCGATGGCTGCAACCTTGAAGCTGACGATAAAGCCGTTCAGGA
This region of Ponticoccus alexandrii genomic DNA includes:
- a CDS encoding ABC transporter permease; the protein is MRLTGLLYRGGIVIAYTVMLLPVLLLVVTSVFSDAIISFPPSGFSLEWYRNAIGREEFLNGFIVSFKVAAIATVIGVPVGTAASMALVRSNIRAKQAITTFLLGPIIVPGIVAGTALYLTYLLGQNWLDTDIVGTLPGLVAAHILLTIPWTVRVVTAGLQGLDRSVEEAALNLGARPLTVFWRVTLPMMRPAIVAASMFSFIQSFENLELTLLLVGPGMSTLPIAMLNYLEFQIDPTLAAVATIQIVVIAAMMLITDRYVKLSRIV